A section of the Longimicrobiales bacterium genome encodes:
- a CDS encoding DUF5996 family protein, whose translation MSAGSAHESWPALPLRDWQATYASVHRWTQMLGKTRLALAAPVNHYWHTTLYVTPRGLSTSAMPYDHRAIDLELDFIAHRLHARTSTGEAADMPLAPVPVREFYHQYLAMLRSLGVDVRLWPMPVEIEGAIRFDADDVHDAYDPDAANRCWRVLLQSTRVLQRFRGEFLGKCSPVHFWWGSFDLACTRFSGRRAPRHPGGVPNLADHVTRESYSHECISAGWWPGTIGGTIAEPAYYAYAYPEPPGCEAAPVRPAAGHWDAGMHEWILPYEAVRTTADPDAELYAFLQSTYEAAAELGGWDRAALERGRGEGGR comes from the coding sequence GTGAGCGCCGGCAGCGCGCACGAGTCGTGGCCCGCGCTCCCGCTGCGCGACTGGCAGGCGACGTACGCGAGCGTCCATCGCTGGACACAGATGCTGGGCAAGACGCGGCTCGCACTGGCGGCGCCGGTCAACCACTACTGGCACACGACGCTGTACGTGACGCCGCGCGGACTGTCGACATCGGCCATGCCGTACGACCACCGCGCGATCGACCTCGAGCTCGACTTCATCGCACACCGGCTGCACGCACGCACCAGCACGGGCGAGGCCGCCGACATGCCACTCGCCCCGGTCCCCGTTCGCGAGTTCTACCACCAGTACCTCGCGATGCTGCGCTCGCTCGGCGTCGACGTGCGCCTGTGGCCGATGCCCGTCGAGATCGAAGGCGCGATCCGCTTCGACGCCGACGACGTACACGATGCATACGACCCGGACGCGGCGAATCGCTGCTGGCGCGTACTGCTCCAGTCGACGCGTGTGCTGCAGCGCTTCCGCGGGGAGTTCCTCGGCAAGTGCAGCCCGGTCCACTTCTGGTGGGGCAGCTTCGACCTCGCGTGCACGCGCTTTTCCGGCCGACGCGCGCCGCGCCATCCGGGCGGTGTGCCCAACCTCGCCGACCACGTGACCCGCGAGTCGTACTCCCACGAGTGCATCAGCGCGGGCTGGTGGCCCGGCACCATCGGCGGCACCATCGCGGAGCCGGCGTACTACGCGTACGCCTACCCGGAGCCGCCCGGCTGCGAAGCCGCCCCGGTCCGCCCGGCCGCCGGCCACTGGGATGCCGGCATGCACGAGTGGATCCTCCCGTACGAAGCGGTGCGCACGACCGCGGATCCGGACGCCGAGCTGTACGCGTTCCTGCAGAGCACCTACGAGGCTGCGGCAGAGCTGGGAGGATGGGACCGCGCGGCGCTGGAGCGCGGGAGGGGTGAGGGCGGCCGCTGA